Genomic window (Opitutus sp. ER46):
CGGCGAGACGCTCCGGCCGCACTACCTGTCGCTGTACCTCTTCGAACTCGCCGGCGACTACAGCTCCTTCAACAACGCCGACAAGGTCCTCGTCGACGACCCGGCCGTCCGCGCCCGCCGCCTCCTCCTCTGCGCCCGCACTCTCCTGATCCTCGAGTCCGGCCTCGGACTCTTGGGTCTCCGCACCCTGACTCGGATGTAAAGGCCCGAAGTGCGGGGGGGCCCCATCTCTTTCTCTTACTCTTCCTCTTACTCTTACTCTTACTCTCGAGGGATTGAGGGATTGAGGGTCGCCCCGAGAAATCGTAGCCGCCCCAGGTCGTTCTCGTTCTCGAAATCGGTATCCGCGGAAATGCGGTCCGTCGGTATCCGTGTCCGTATCCGTGATTTTTCGGCGGCGGCGCCGTCGGCGCCGCCGCCGAGAGAACGAGAAAGAGAACGAGTAAGAGAAAGACCCGAGCCTTGTTCCCCCTGGTGAGCCCCAAAACGCTCTTGCCGGTCCCCCGGCCCCCGACCACCCTGCCGCGCATGGCCACGCAGGAAATCTACATCCGCAATGCGTCCGAAACCGAGGCCCGCGGGCCATTCAGCATTCAGCAGGTCGCGGACCTCGCGGAGGCCGGCCAGGTCACCCAGGAAACGCTGGTCTATGATGCCGAGACGGAGCAATGGCGCACGATCGCCGACCAAGCCGAGCTGCTGGCCCAGGTCTTCCCCGAAAAGAAGAAGCACACGCTGAAGAAGGCGGAGTTCAAATCGCTCAACAAACCCCAGGAGAACGCGAAGGAGATCAGCGTGCAGGACATGCTCGCCGCCGCCGAGGGGCGCACCGCCGACACCAAGGGCAAGGCCGACCCCGAGATCGCCATGGCCCGCGCGGCCCGCATCGGCATGATCGGCGCCATCGTCACGTGCGCGATCGCTGCCGTCGCCGAGATTCTCCCGTCCGCCGACGTGCTGAACGGCTTCACTCCCGGCAAGCTCCTCGACCACCCGCTCCTGGCCCTCGGTGCCATCGACGTCATCCTCGCGGTGTTCCTGGCGCTCGGCATGGCCTCGTTCTATCCCGTCGTCCGCTTCCGCGCCGCGCTCGGCCTCGGGCTGCTCGGCTTCATGTTCTACGCCCAGGGCCTGTCCGGTGCGCTTGGTGCCGTCGTGCTCGGCAGCACCGGACTCTATATCTGCACCGTCGCGGTGAGCATCCTGCCAGCCATGCTCGCGGCGGCCGCCGGTGTCGTCGGCATGGGCCTGCTCGCCTGGCAATTGCTGGGCCATTGATATGCCGAACGCCGCGCCCGCCTCCCCGTCGGGTTCACCCCTGCGGAGTCTGACGGCCCTCCGCCGGCGTCTGGTTCACATCTACAACCGGGAGATCTGGCAATCGGCGTTCCTGCGCGACCGCACTCCGCGCGGCCTGCTGTACGCGTTCCTGCGGGTTGTCTCGATCTCCATCACGGTGTTCCTCGAGACGCGCGTCACCAGCCGCGCCGCCGCCCTCAGCTTCAGTTCGCTGCTCGGACTCGGCCCCTTGATCGCGATCGCCGTCCTCGTCGGCGGCTTCGTGCTCGGCGACAAGGGCGACGAGGTGATCTCGGACAAGATCGGGCGCGTCATCGAGCTCGTCGCCCCGCAGCTCAGCCTCGAGGCCCGACACTCCGAAGCCCGTGCCGCCGGTACCACCGCCGCCGCGCCCACGCCCGACCCCTCCCGCGCCGCCGCCCAACCAGCCACGCCCGCTCCCGCCCCTGCATCCGCCGTGCCGCCGCCCGCGCCAAACGCGCCGACCACCTTGGCGCCGGCTCCGACACCGGCCGACTCCTCCACCCCCGCCCCCGCCCTCAACGCCCACACCCCGACCGCGCCGCCCGGCCACCAGGCGATCGCCAAGCGCGTCAACCCCGACATCGTCCACTTCGTCCGCGGCATCATCACCGCCGCCCGCTCCAGCTCCGGCGGCGCCTTCGGTGCGATCTCGCTGATCATGATCGTGCTGCTGCTGTTCAAGACCATCGAGGACGCCTTCAACGACATCTGGGGCGTGCGCGTCGGCCGCTCGATCATCGTGCGGATCGTGTTCTATTGGACGATCCTCACGCTCGGCGCGGTCATCTTCTTTGCCGCGATCACGCTGCTCGGCGCGGGCACCTTCATCAACGTCTTCGAGCCGATGTTTCGCGACCTGCCCGGCGGGCATGAACTGCTCCGCATGCTAAAGTGGTCGCTCCCGCTCTTCTCGATGACGCTGTTGGTCGCGCTGCTGACGATTGTCTACCGCGTGATTCCCAACACGCGCGTCTTCTGGGCCGCGGCATTCCTCGGCGCGCTCGTGGTCACCGGCCTGCTGCTGCTCAACAACTACGCCGGCATGCTCTACGTCCGGCGCGTCATCCTCACCCGCAGTCTCTATGGCTCCGTGGCGCTGCCCCTGGTCCTCCTCTTCGCCCTGTACTTCTTCTGGCTGTACCTGCTGATCGGCGGCATCGTGAGCTACGCGGTGCAGAACGTGCAGTTCCGCAACAGCCAGGCCGCCTGGAGCACGCTGCCGGAAAACACGCGCGAGCGGCTCACGCTGGTGGTCTTCCTCACGATCTGCCGGCGGTTCCGCGAGTGCCTGCCGCCGATCTCCGCCTCGGACCTCAGCGTCATGCTCAAGGTCCCCACCCAATTGGTGAACGAGTGCCTGGGCCGGCTGGAGAAACTCGAGCTGGTGATGCCGGTCCTGCCGAAGACCGATCAGACCGAGCCCGACACGTGTTACCAGCCCGCGCGTCCGCTGAACCGCATCACGCTGCACGAGTTCAAGACCCGGGACGACAGCTTTGGCGAAAACCTGGTGGGCAGTTCGCTCGATCACATCGACCCCATCATCGCGCACTACGACGCCGCGCTGAACCGTCTCAGCGAGAACGAACTCTTCCAGAAGTCGCTCGACGACCTGTTTGCCGAATACAAGTTCGACGACTCGAGGCCGCCGTTCACCCTTGGCTCGCGGCCCGCCGAAAATCCGCCGTCGGCGTAATTCGCGCGGGCGCGGAGTGGAAATTGCGGCCATCGCGGCGCCGCCTGCATCGGGCGCCGACCGGCGCATCCGGGGTTCACCCCACTTCGCCCTTGCCACCGGCTTGGCCGAACCTACCGTCGCCGTTTTCGACCCGATGATCTCCTGGATCCAGAAATACTTCCAGCACCACTTCAAGACGATCTTCGCGATCCTGCTGGCGGTCACCATCATCTCCTTCATTTTCACCATCGGCGCCTCCCCAGGCATCGGCCGCGGTGACCGTCGCTACGTCGACCGCGAGTTCTTCGGCTACAATCTCGCGATGGCCGGCGACCAGCAGCGCCTCATGGGGGATGCGACCCTGAGCATCAACCTGCAGGTGGGCGCGATGATGGGCCTCGATAACGACCAGGTGCAGCAGTACGCGTTTCAGCGCGCTGCCAGCCTCCACCTCGCCGACACCTGGCACATTCCCGCCAGCACCGAGGCCGAGATCAAGGAGGCCATCAAGAAGTTGCGCATGTTCGCCGGCCAGGACGGCCAGTTCGACCCGAAGGCGTACGCCACTTTCCGCGACAACCTGAAGAACAGCAAAGGCGGCGTGAACGCGGCCGACATCGCCCGCGTGATCGGCGACGACGTCCGCATGGAGAAGGTCAACGCCCTCCTCGCCGGCCCCGGCTACGTGCTCGCCCGCGACGTCCGCGCCCAGCTCGAGCGCGCCGACACCACCTGGACCCTCGCCATTGCGACGGCCGACTACGCGTCCTTCGCGCCCGACTTCAAGCCGACCGACGTCCAGCTGACCAAGTTTTTTGAGGACAACGTATTTCGCTACGAGATTCCGCCCCGCGTCGTCGCGACCTATATCGAGTTCCCGGCCGCCAACTACGTGGCCAACGTGAAGATCACCGACGCCGAGGTGCGCGCGTTCTACGACGCCAATCCCGCCCGCTTCCCGAAGCCCGCCGCCGCCAAGCCCGCCGACCCGAAGGCGCCTGCCAACGCGGATGCCGATTTCGCCGCCGCCCGCCCGCAGGTCCAGGCCACGCTCATTCGCGAACGCGCCCAGAGCCTCGCGCAGAAGGCCGCCAGCGACGTCGCCGTCGCCATCTTCGAATCCAAGATTCCCAACGGTCCCGCCCTCGAAGGCGTGCTGGCCGGCCGCAAGCTGCAGCCGAAGCCGCTCGCGCCGTTCACCCGCGAGGCCGGTCCCGCCGAGCTCGGCAACTCGCCCGAGATCGCCGACGCCGCGTTCCGCCTGAACAAGGACCGCTACATTTCCGACGCCCTCCCGACGCCAAACGGCGCCGCGGTGCTCTTCTGGAAGGACATCGAACCCGCGCGCAAGCCGCCGTTCGTCGAGGTCCGCGCCAAGGTCCTCGCCGACTTCACCGAAAACGAGAAGCGCAAGCGCTTCGTCGAACTCGGCAAGGTCGCCAAGTCCCAGATCGAAGCCCGCCTCAAGGCTGGCGACGCGTTCGACAAGGCGGTCGCCGCCGCCGGCTCCAGCTCGGGCCTCAAGTTCGAGACCAAGAGCATCGCCCCGTTCTCCCTCCGCAGCCGCCCGCAGGACCTCGATTACACCCTGCTGACCGCGCTCGAGCAGCTGAGCAAGGGCCAGGTTTCCGACATGGTCCTCAGCCCCGACAAGGGCGTGCTCGTCTACGCGCAGGACAAGAAGCTGCCGGACCTGAGCGAAGCGAATCCCAAGTTCGCCGAGACCAAGGCCCAGCTCGCCACGTTCTCCGCCCGCATGGGCGCCACGGCCTACGTGGCCGAGATCGTCGAGCGCGAGCTCAAGCGCACCGAGCCGAAGGTGCAGTGAACCATTGATCCGCGGCACACTCCGCTGATCCCAGCGGGCGTGCCGCTCGCGGAGCCAAGTCTTCCCCCCATGGCCCTTTTCGGCCTCACTTCCGGGGTGACCACCGGCTCCAGTCTTCCCGACGCGCCCAGGCGCGTCGGGCTCGCCTTCCACCCCGCTCCGCGCACCGCCGTGTCCGGTGCGTCGATACCGTTGGGTTCGGCCTTCCCGGGGGGGCACTTTCTTCACCTGCGGCATCACCCCGGTCGCGCCCCAGATTCGCCGCAACTTTCCGACGCCCGCTCCGTCTCGCCCCGCCAGACACGGCGCTTTTCGGTCCGCGGCGCGAAACCTTCGGGGCCTCGTTTTGGAAACCAGTAACTTTCACCCGCGCTGCGTGTTCTACCTAGACCGTCGCCCTGTTGCCAAAATCTGAAGTCATGCCCAGCACCTCTGTCCGCGCCCTCCTCGCCCTGACGCTCCTCTCCGCCGCCGCCTTGCGCGCGCAGGAGACCCCCGCCGCCCCCGCTGCCGCGGTCCAGCCCTCCGCCCAGGAGCAAACGCTGATGCAGCAGACCACACCGCCCCCGAGCCCCGGCGGCGCTCCGCTCACGCTCGAGGAGTGCATTGCGCTCGCGATGAAGAAGAACTTCGACCTGCAAATCCAGGGCTACACCGTCGAACAGGCCCGCGAGACGCTCAATGTCGCCCGCGCCGACTTCACGCCGACGATCACCGGCAGCAGCACCCGCACCCTGAACCGCTCCTCCTACGCGGTCCAGCAGCAGGACGGAACCACGCTCGTCCTCCCGCGCGACTCCAACAGCACGCGTTTCACCGCCGGCGTAAGCGAGAAGATCCCGCAGACCAACGGCACCCTCTCCCTCACCAGCAACCTTTCGCGCTCCTCCACCCGCGTCCCCTCCTATTCCAGCGGCGTCACCGCGAACCTGAGCCAGCCGCTCCTCGGCGGCGCCGGCAAGACCGTCGCGACCGCCTCCCTCGAGCGCGCCAAGCTCGGCGTCGGCATCGCCTACGTGAACTACCGCAGCCGCGTGCTGACGGTCATCCGCAACACCGAGAACGCCTACTACGACCTTGTCGCCGCCCGCGAAACCCTCCGCATCCGCCAGCTCTCGCTCGAGCTCGCCCGCCGCCTGCTCGAGGAAAACCAGGCCAAGCGCACCTCCGGCGTCGCCACCGACCTCGATGTCGCCACCGCCGAAGTCGGCGTCGCCAACGCCCGCCGCGCCGAGCTCCAGGCCGACCAGGCCGTGCGCAACGCGGAAGACGCCCTCCTCGCCCTCGTCAACGTCGACAACCTCGACGTTCGCCCCGGCCCGGTCGCGTTCGACGACTATCGCGACGGTGTGCCGTCGTTCTCCAAGTCCTACAAGGCCGCCCGCGACAACTATCCCGACACCCTCTCCGCGACCGACACGATCAAGCAGCTCGAAATCGACGTCGCCACCGCCAAGCGCAACCGCCTGCCGTCGCTCACGCTCAACGCCTCCGTCGGCTACAGCACCGACGACACGTCGTACGGCGACGTCATCAACTCCCTGCCGAACGATCACGGTGACGCCCGCTCGCTGAGCCTGCAGTACTCGATGCCCTGGGGCATGCGCGCCGACCGCGCCCGTTACCGCTCCGCGGTGGCCAGCCTGAACTCGCAAAAGGTCCGCCTCGAGCAGCTCGAGCAGCAGCTCCTCGTCAACGTCCGCAGCGCCGTCCGCGCCGTCGAAACCAATCTCGCCAGCGTCGAGATCGCGGCCCAGGCCACCCAGCTCGCCGCCCGCCAGTACGACCTGCAGAAGGCCCGCTTCGACGCCGGCCTCTCCACCAGCCGCCTGGTCCTCCAGGCGCAGGACGACCTCGAGCAGGCCCGCGTCAACGAACTCAGCGCCAAGGCCACCCTCCGCAGCGCCGTCGCCGAGCTCCACCGCCTCGAAGGCTCGTCCATCCAGCGCTTCGGCGTCCAGCTGCCGCAGTGAACGAATGCAGAATGGAGAATGTAGAATTTAGAATGCTCTGGTCCTGAGTCCGGTTCCGAGCGGCCATTCTGCATTCTCCATTCTCAATTCTTCATTTGCCTTTCCGCGTCTCGCCAAGGCGCCAATTCGCTGCTTTTTTCGGCGCATGTTCTTACCGGATGCGTTCCAGCGCTCCTCCCGCCACCCTTTTGCCATCCGTGGTTCGATCCTGCTGCCGCTGGCTCTCGTGATCCTCCTGCTGGCCGCTTCCGCTGCGCTGATCGTCCCCCGCGCGCAAGCCGCCCAGCGCCGGAGCCGCGCGATCGCGACCATCACGGATTTGCGGCAGTTCGCCGCCGCCTTTCAGCACTACGCCCATGAAAAGGGCGATTGGCCCGAGACCAGCACCGCCCCCGGCGCCGTGCCCGCCGGCATGGAGAAGACCCTCGACGTCTCCCGCTGGCAGAAGACCACGCCCATCGGCGGCCGCTACGTCTTCCTGACCAACACCCGCCTCCGCGGCCAGCGGCTCCGCGCCGCCCTCTCGATCGTCAGCGTCGGCGAGGACCGCGTTTCCGCCGACGCCCGGCAGCTGGAGACTCTGGTCCAACTCGCCCGCGAAGCCGGCTTCCCGCCCAACCGGCTCCGTCTGGGTTTCCGCCAGGAGCCGTTCTACGTGATGGAGCACTAAGCCATGGCCACTCCCTCCTCCTCCGCCACCACCCCGCGCTGGAAAACCAGCGCCGCGCTCTTGCTGATCGTCGCCGCCCTCGCGCTCTTCGCCCGGACCTACCTCGGGGCCACCCGACAGGAGAGCGTTCTCGCCCTCCCTGAGCTCGCCCGCTTTCCCGACCAGGCTGAGCACGACAGGCGCCTGCGCGACGTCATCGGCACCTTCGCCACGGGCAAAGAGGCCGGTGAACGCGTCATCACCGTCCTCCCCAACGGCACTGTGCGCTTCGCCCTCCTCGGCCCCCTCGAGCGGACGCTCCTCGAGACCGACTCCTACCACCTCGCCCTGCACCACAACCGCATCGCCATCGCCACCAGCGAGAGCGGACTCATCGAGGTGCTCGGACTCGACCGTCTGGCCTACTGCGGCGACGAATATCGCCGCACCACCGGGGGCTGACGCCTCATTGCAGCCGGTCGAATCGGCGCCCCCCTCGAATCGACCAGCCCTCGCGCCCCCCAGAGACAACGGCCGGCGAGTATCTGGACATTATCCCGCCAGTATCCGGACATTATTCCGAGTATCTGGACATTATCGCGCAAATTACTGCGATTGGGCGCGATATAATTGCAGCCCTCGTCCCCTCCTGCTCGGGCGCTCGTGCTCGGAGCACCTCGGCAAGCTCCGCGGCTCAGTCCGCAAACAGCTCGGCGGCGTCCCGCAACGCCGATGCCGCCAGCACCCGATGCGTCGGCAGCTGCGTCCGAAACCAGGTCCGCTGCTTCTTCACGAGCGCCCGCGTGTTCTTAACGATCTCCGCGGCCAGTTCCGCTTCCGGCAGCCGGCCGGCCAGCACCGCGAGCACCTCGCGGTAGCCGATCGCCTTGGCCGCACTGGGATTCTCCTCCAGCCCTTCGGCCGCCACCCGCCGCACTTCCTCGACCAACCCGTCACGCAACATCGCCGCCACCCGGGCCTCAATCCGCTGCGCCAGGTCCGCCGGCTCGCGGTCGAGCCGCGTCAGCCGCACGTCAAAATCCGCAAACGCCGAGGGGCGCCGCGCGAACGCCTCCGCCAGCTCCTGCAGTGTCCGTCCCGCCGCCAGGCATCGCTCCAGCGCCCGGGTCACGCGCCGCGGGTTCGCGACATCCAGCGCGCCGAGTCCCTGCGGGTTGAGCGCCCGCAGCCGCTCCAGCACCTGGTCCGGCGCCAATGCCGTCACCTCCGCCCGCAGCTCCGGGCTTACGTCAACGTCGTCCGCCACCGGCGCCAGGAACGCCTTCAAATAGAAACCGCTCCCGCCCGTCACGAGCACCGCCCGCCCGCGGCCGCGGATCTCCTCGATCACCGCGCGCGCCCGCGTCACGTAGGTCGCGATATCCATGCGTTCGCGCACGCCGCACACGTCGATCAGGTGATGCGGCACCCGTGCGAGCTCGGCGCGGGTCGGCTTCGCGGTCCCAATGTCCATGCCGCGGTAAAACAGCAGCGAGTCGCACGAGACGATCTCCGCCCCGTGCGTCTCCGCCCAGCGCAACGCCCACTCGGTCTTGCCGACCGCCGTGGGGCCGGTGAGCAAATGCAGCACCGGCTTCCCTCCGCCGGTGCCCGCCGCCGCAGCGCCGCCCAGACTGGTCTCAGGAGGGACGTTCACGCGGCGAGGCTCGTGCGGACAGCCGGGACTCCGGCGCTCAGGTGGCGGCCAGGAAACGCGTCATCCGCGCCAGCACCCGGTCGCGGCCGAGGATCCGGATCATGCCGGTGATGCTCGGGCCGACGTTCGTGCCGGACAACGCCAGCCGCGCGACCGCCTGGTAATCGCCAAAGCCCAGCGCGTTCTTCGTCGCGAGGTCCTTGATCGCCTGCTCGATCGCGGTGTCGCTCGACAGGTCGAACGTCGGCAGCGCCGCCATGAGCTCGCGGAGCCGCGCCTTCGGGTCGCCCTTGCCCATGACCTTGTCGCGCACCTTCGCGTCGACCGGAAAGTCCTCGGTGAAGAAGTACCCCGTGTACGCCGGCAGCTCCTCCACGCCCTTGATCTTTGGCTGGCTGAGCAGCATCACGTCCCGGAAATACGCCGGCTCCGCCGCGAGCGCCGCCTGTGCGACCGCGTTCCCGGTCTGCCGCTCGAAGTAGCCGCGCGCGAGGGTCAGGAACGCGTCCGCCGGCAGCGCCAGCAGGTACGCCATGTTCATGTGCGCGAGTTTCTTCTCGTCGAAACGCGCGTTGCTCTGGTTCACGCCCGGCAGGTCGAACAGCCGGATGATGTCCGCGATCGGCATCTTCTCGCGGTCGTCGCCCGGGTTCCACCCCAGCAGGCAGAGGAAGTTCACCAGCGCCTCCGGCAGGTAACCGCGACGCTGATACTCCTCGATCAATGCGCCCTGGTCGCGCTTCGACATTTTGCCCGGGCCGTTCTGCTTCAGGATCAGCGGAATGTGCGCGAACTCCGGCGGCTGCACGCCAAAGGCCTGATACAGCAGCACGTGCTTGGAGGTGTTCGAGAGATGATCCTCCCCGCGGATCACGTGCGTGATCTGCATCGCGATGTCGTCGATGACGTTCACCAGGTGAAACACCGGGCTGCCGTCCGACCGCACGATCACGAAGTCCTCGTCCTCGACGCGCTCCACGCGTCCACGGATCAGGTCGTTGATCACCACCGGCGCCGCCTTCACCTTGGTCACCGTCTTCTTGCGGTGCGCGTCAAAGACCTCGTAGCGCTCGCCGTCGACTTTGAGCCACGTCGCGCCGTCCTTCTCGTACGCGCGGCCCGACGCCAGCAGGCGGTCGATGTACTCCTTGTACACGGCATTGCGCTCACTCTGCTTGTACGGGCCGTAGGCCCCGCCCACCTTCGGACCTTCATCCCAGTCCATGCCCAGCCAGCGCAGGCTGTCGTAAATCACATTCAGGAATGCCTCACTGTTGCGCTCCTTGTCCGTGTCCTCGATGCGCAGGACGAAGGCGCCGCCGGTGTGGCGGGCGTAAAGCCAGTTGAACAGGGCCGTCCGGGCACTGCCGATGTGGAAGAACCCGGTCGGACTCGGAGCAAAGCGAACACGAACTTGAGACATGCCGATGGAATTCGCAGATTCCCAAACCAAAGGAAAGGTTTTCGTTCCGTGCCCACACCCACCGCCCTTCTCGACCCCGCCACCTATCTCGCCCGTTTCGAAGCCGCCGCTCCCCGCGCGGGCTTTCGCCTCGAACGTTTTGGCGAGATCGCCGATTACCCGCTCCTGGCCGCTTCCCGCCGCACGCCCGGCCCGCGGCCGCGCATCTACCTCTCGGCCGGAATCCACGGCGACGAACCCGCCCCGCCGTTCGCGCTGCTCGCCGCCCTCGAGCAGGGCGTCTTCGACGCGCGCGCGGTGTGGATCATGTGCCCGCTCCTGAACCCGCTCGGCTTCACGCGCCGCACCCGCGAGAACGCCGAGGGCGTCGACCTCAACCGCGATTACCGCGCGTTTCGGACCGCCGAGATCCAGGCCCACGCCCGCTGGCTTCGCGCCCAGCCCAACTTCGACCTCGCGATCTGCGTCCACGAGGACTGGGAGTCCAATGGCTTCTACCTTTACGAGCTCAACGCCACCGGCACCCCGGGGTTTGCCCGGGAGATTGTCGATGCCGTCGCCGCCTGCTGTCCGATCGATCCCGCCACCGTCATCGATGGACGGCCCATCTCGGCGCCGGGCATCATCCGGCCCGACGGCGACCCGTTCGAGCGCGATCTCTGGCCCGAGGCGTTCTACCTGCGTGCGCACCACACGCAGCTGAGCTACACCTTCGAGACCCCGTCGTCCTTCCCGCTCGACCAGCGCGTCAACGCGCTCGTCACCGCCATCCGCACCGCCATCGATCAGCTGCTCGGCGCGCCGGCCGATACCCGTCCCGCCGCCGACTGACTCCTCAGCCCCGCTCCCGCACGGCGGCATCGCGGGAGCTCCGCCGCCGCTCTTGCCCGCGCTCAGGCCGGCAGCGCGAGTCCGCGCTCGGCGCAGAATGTCTGCATGTCCGCCGCGAGCGGCGCCGTGAACACGTGGTCCAGCCCGGCTCCCCGCAGGTCGATCTCCGCGCAATGCAGCGCCTGCCGCGACAGGAGCAACTGGGCCGCGAGTCGCGGCGTCCAGCCATGATCGATGAACTCGAGGTAACAGGTCGCGTCCCCGCCGTAGATCTTGTCGCCGACCATCGGATGGCCGAGCCACTCCGCATGCGCCCGGATCTGGTGCTTGCGCCCGGTCTCCGTCACCACGCGCACCAGGCTGAACGGCTCGGCCGCCTCCGCGGGCGAAACCGACAAGGGCGTGAAATGGCTCACCGCCTTCTGGCCGTCCGTCGTCACCGCCGATTTCAGAAACACCATGCTGTGCACGTCGTCGCCCAGCGGCTGATCGACCGTCACCGGCGCGGTCAACCGCCCCCGCAGGATCGCTACGTACGCTTTGCCCACCGTGCGCTTTTGCATGGCCACTTGCAGGCGGCTGGCCATGGCCGCGTCCTTCGTCAGCACCACGATCCCGCTCGTCTCCCGATCCAGCCGGAAAACCAGGTGCACCGTCGGCAACCCGCTGTATTCGCGCAACGCGCCAACCAGGCTCGACCATGGGCCCGCCTTCGACGGGTGGCAGACGACGTCACCCGGTTTGTTCACCACGAGCAGGCGTTCGTCCTCGTACACGACCCAGCCGGGCACCTCGGACGGATCGATCATGCGCACCGGCCCCGTGGTGCGGGGTCGCCGCGGCCAGGCGCAAGCCCGCCGCGAAAAGACGTCGTCGGGCTCGCCCACCGGCCCGGTCGTCGGCACGTCGCTCACAAGGCCACCCGATCCCGCCGGT
Coding sequences:
- a CDS encoding DUF4339 domain-containing protein, with translation MATQEIYIRNASETEARGPFSIQQVADLAEAGQVTQETLVYDAETEQWRTIADQAELLAQVFPEKKKHTLKKAEFKSLNKPQENAKEISVQDMLAAAEGRTADTKGKADPEIAMARAARIGMIGAIVTCAIAAVAEILPSADVLNGFTPGKLLDHPLLALGAIDVILAVFLALGMASFYPVVRFRAALGLGLLGFMFYAQGLSGALGAVVLGSTGLYICTVAVSILPAMLAAAAGVVGMGLLAWQLLGH
- a CDS encoding YihY/virulence factor BrkB family protein, which encodes MPNAAPASPSGSPLRSLTALRRRLVHIYNREIWQSAFLRDRTPRGLLYAFLRVVSISITVFLETRVTSRAAALSFSSLLGLGPLIAIAVLVGGFVLGDKGDEVISDKIGRVIELVAPQLSLEARHSEARAAGTTAAAPTPDPSRAAAQPATPAPAPASAVPPPAPNAPTTLAPAPTPADSSTPAPALNAHTPTAPPGHQAIAKRVNPDIVHFVRGIITAARSSSGGAFGAISLIMIVLLLFKTIEDAFNDIWGVRVGRSIIVRIVFYWTILTLGAVIFFAAITLLGAGTFINVFEPMFRDLPGGHELLRMLKWSLPLFSMTLLVALLTIVYRVIPNTRVFWAAAFLGALVVTGLLLLNNYAGMLYVRRVILTRSLYGSVALPLVLLFALYFFWLYLLIGGIVSYAVQNVQFRNSQAAWSTLPENTRERLTLVVFLTICRRFRECLPPISASDLSVMLKVPTQLVNECLGRLEKLELVMPVLPKTDQTEPDTCYQPARPLNRITLHEFKTRDDSFGENLVGSSLDHIDPIIAHYDAALNRLSENELFQKSLDDLFAEYKFDDSRPPFTLGSRPAENPPSA
- a CDS encoding peptidyl-prolyl cis-trans isomerase, which gives rise to MISWIQKYFQHHFKTIFAILLAVTIISFIFTIGASPGIGRGDRRYVDREFFGYNLAMAGDQQRLMGDATLSINLQVGAMMGLDNDQVQQYAFQRAASLHLADTWHIPASTEAEIKEAIKKLRMFAGQDGQFDPKAYATFRDNLKNSKGGVNAADIARVIGDDVRMEKVNALLAGPGYVLARDVRAQLERADTTWTLAIATADYASFAPDFKPTDVQLTKFFEDNVFRYEIPPRVVATYIEFPAANYVANVKITDAEVRAFYDANPARFPKPAAAKPADPKAPANADADFAAARPQVQATLIRERAQSLAQKAASDVAVAIFESKIPNGPALEGVLAGRKLQPKPLAPFTREAGPAELGNSPEIADAAFRLNKDRYISDALPTPNGAAVLFWKDIEPARKPPFVEVRAKVLADFTENEKRKRFVELGKVAKSQIEARLKAGDAFDKAVAAAGSSSGLKFETKSIAPFSLRSRPQDLDYTLLTALEQLSKGQVSDMVLSPDKGVLVYAQDKKLPDLSEANPKFAETKAQLATFSARMGATAYVAEIVERELKRTEPKVQ
- a CDS encoding TolC family protein, which gives rise to MPSTSVRALLALTLLSAAALRAQETPAAPAAAVQPSAQEQTLMQQTTPPPSPGGAPLTLEECIALAMKKNFDLQIQGYTVEQARETLNVARADFTPTITGSSTRTLNRSSYAVQQQDGTTLVLPRDSNSTRFTAGVSEKIPQTNGTLSLTSNLSRSSTRVPSYSSGVTANLSQPLLGGAGKTVATASLERAKLGVGIAYVNYRSRVLTVIRNTENAYYDLVAARETLRIRQLSLELARRLLEENQAKRTSGVATDLDVATAEVGVANARRAELQADQAVRNAEDALLALVNVDNLDVRPGPVAFDDYRDGVPSFSKSYKAARDNYPDTLSATDTIKQLEIDVATAKRNRLPSLTLNASVGYSTDDTSYGDVINSLPNDHGDARSLSLQYSMPWGMRADRARYRSAVASLNSQKVRLEQLEQQLLVNVRSAVRAVETNLASVEIAAQATQLAARQYDLQKARFDAGLSTSRLVLQAQDDLEQARVNELSAKATLRSAVAELHRLEGSSIQRFGVQLPQ
- the miaA gene encoding tRNA (adenosine(37)-N6)-dimethylallyltransferase MiaA, with the translated sequence MNVPPETSLGGAAAAGTGGGKPVLHLLTGPTAVGKTEWALRWAETHGAEIVSCDSLLFYRGMDIGTAKPTRAELARVPHHLIDVCGVRERMDIATYVTRARAVIEEIRGRGRAVLVTGGSGFYLKAFLAPVADDVDVSPELRAEVTALAPDQVLERLRALNPQGLGALDVANPRRVTRALERCLAAGRTLQELAEAFARRPSAFADFDVRLTRLDREPADLAQRIEARVAAMLRDGLVEEVRRVAAEGLEENPSAAKAIGYREVLAVLAGRLPEAELAAEIVKNTRALVKKQRTWFRTQLPTHRVLAASALRDAAELFAD
- a CDS encoding glutamate--tRNA ligase family protein, coding for MSQVRVRFAPSPTGFFHIGSARTALFNWLYARHTGGAFVLRIEDTDKERNSEAFLNVIYDSLRWLGMDWDEGPKVGGAYGPYKQSERNAVYKEYIDRLLASGRAYEKDGATWLKVDGERYEVFDAHRKKTVTKVKAAPVVINDLIRGRVERVEDEDFVIVRSDGSPVFHLVNVIDDIAMQITHVIRGEDHLSNTSKHVLLYQAFGVQPPEFAHIPLILKQNGPGKMSKRDQGALIEEYQRRGYLPEALVNFLCLLGWNPGDDREKMPIADIIRLFDLPGVNQSNARFDEKKLAHMNMAYLLALPADAFLTLARGYFERQTGNAVAQAALAAEPAYFRDVMLLSQPKIKGVEELPAYTGYFFTEDFPVDAKVRDKVMGKGDPKARLRELMAALPTFDLSSDTAIEQAIKDLATKNALGFGDYQAVARLALSGTNVGPSITGMIRILGRDRVLARMTRFLAAT
- a CDS encoding M14 family metallocarboxypeptidase encodes the protein MPTPTALLDPATYLARFEAAAPRAGFRLERFGEIADYPLLAASRRTPGPRPRIYLSAGIHGDEPAPPFALLAALEQGVFDARAVWIMCPLLNPLGFTRRTRENAEGVDLNRDYRAFRTAEIQAHARWLRAQPNFDLAICVHEDWESNGFYLYELNATGTPGFAREIVDAVAACCPIDPATVIDGRPISAPGIIRPDGDPFERDLWPEAFYLRAHHTQLSYTFETPSSFPLDQRVNALVTAIRTAIDQLLGAPADTRPAAD
- a CDS encoding RluA family pseudouridine synthase; this encodes MIDPSEVPGWVVYEDERLLVVNKPGDVVCHPSKAGPWSSLVGALREYSGLPTVHLVFRLDRETSGIVVLTKDAAMASRLQVAMQKRTVGKAYVAILRGRLTAPVTVDQPLGDDVHSMVFLKSAVTTDGQKAVSHFTPLSVSPAEAAEPFSLVRVVTETGRKHQIRAHAEWLGHPMVGDKIYGGDATCYLEFIDHGWTPRLAAQLLLSRQALHCAEIDLRGAGLDHVFTAPLAADMQTFCAERGLALPA